The DNA window TGGAAGTTTAGAGAGCGCCTGTCATGAATCCTCTCAGTAATGCAACGCTTGCTCCGCTGAACCTGTCGTCGCTCACGCAGGGCGCTGCGGGTATGTCGGGCGCCAAGGGCGCCTCGGGCTCCGGCGACCAGTTCAAGGCGTTCCTGATTGAATCGCTGCAGGAAATGAACGGCATGCAACAAGCCGCCGACCAGGCAATCGAAAAGCTGGCGACCGGCGACGATGTGAATCCGGCCGAAGTGCTGACCGCCGTACAAAAGGCCGATATGTCGTTCCGCATGATGCAGCAGATCCGCAACAAGCTGGTCCAGGCCTACCAGGAACTGCAGGAGATTCGCATCTAACCGCGACCGAAGTTCGCATTGGGAAAAAGCACCAGGCGCCGTGAGCGCTGCAGGGTCGGGGAGCGAATAGAAAGCGTCTGGCATGGATTTCATCAACAAAGCATACGGGCAGGTGGTCGACGTCTTCCAGTCGCTCACGCTTGGCGCCCGGATTACGTCCGCCCTGTTGCTGGCGATCGTGGTGATCAGTCTGGCTTTCCTGTTCCGCGTCCAGGTCAGCTCCGGCGACGAATATCTCTTTGGCAATCGGGAGTTCAGCAACAGCGAACTGGCCGCCATGGAGTCGGCTTTTGCCGCCGGCGGACTCAACGAGTCCGAAATCAAAGGCTATCGCATGCAGGTGCCGCGGTCGCAGAAAAATCTGTACCTGCAGGCCCTGAACGACGCTAACTTCCAGCTGGAACAGCATGGCGGCTTTGAAAACAGCGCGATCGTCGATTCTTCCAGCCCGTTTGTCACCGACAAGCAGCGCGAATTCAAAAACAAGGCCGCCCGCGAGAAGGAACTGGCCCTGATCGTCAAGCGGATGCGCGATATCGATAACGCCACCGTCCAGATCGACGAACAGCGCAAAAGCGGCCTCCGGTCCGAGGTGGAAAAAACCGCCCTGGTCGCCGTGCAAACCACAGGCGGCCGCGCCCTGGAAGGGGAACGCGTCCGAGCGATCCGGGAAACGATCGCCGGCGCCGTCGCCGGGCTCGATTCCAAAAACATCACCGTCACCGACATGCAAACAGGCCTGGCTTACCGCGGCATGTCGGCCGACGGCATGCCGCTGGCATCGGACAGTCCCTATGCGACCCACAAGAACCAGTATGAAAACGTCTGGAAGGAAAAAATCCTCCGCCACCTGTCCGCCATTCCCGGCGTGAATGTGGAAGTGAACGTCGAGTTGAATCCGCAACTGCGGAACGAGGAAATCAGCCGCAAGATCGACGGCAAACCGGTTTCCGTCGCCATTAAAGAAAGCACCAAAGGGGAAACGACCAAAGGGGCCGCCCGCGGCGGTCGACCCGGCGCCGTGCCCAACGGCGTGAGCAATACGGCCGCTTCGCTGGTGGAAACGGAATCCCAGCGTTCCGAATCCGAGTTGACCGAGAATAATTCGGAGCAGCGGCTGTTACCCTCGACCGACCACATTGTGCGGACCACCGCCCCGCTGACGCCCGAACGGGTCACCGCCTCGATCGATGTGCCGCAAAGCTACTTCCACAAAATCTGGATGCGCGACAATCCGCCCGTCGAAGGGGAAGAACCGAAAACGCCGCAGCCGACCGACCTGAAAAAGATCGAAGAAGGCGTCATCAAGAAAATCGAAGAGTCGATTGTCAACCTGCTGCCGTCGGTGCCGCCCGGCGTTGATCCTTACCCGCAGGTGGTGGTGACGACCTACCCCGACATGCCGATTGCGGCCCCGCCCGCGGAAGATATGGTCGCCCAGGCGACAACCTGGCTGGGCGGAAACTGGCGCACGGTCGGCATGATTCTGTTCGGTCTCTTCGGCCTGATGATGCTCCGCAGCATGGTCCGCAGCGCGGCGCCCGAGCCCAGTGAGGAAGAGGCCGCCGCCCGCCTGAGCGATCCGGCCGCCGAGGGCGACGAAGACGACGACGAAGAGAAGGAAGAAACGAACGAGCTGAAACGCCGCTTCGAACAAGGCGGCCCCAACCTCCGCAGCGACCTGACCCAGCTGGTCACCGACGATCCCGACGCGGCCGCCGCCGTGTTAAGCAAGTGGATCGGCGACGCCGCCTGATCGCGGGACCGTCGTCCTGAGATTCGATAGACACCCGACAGTCGACCTAACTTCGACTTCCGTCAGTTCCCGTTTCTCGCTCCTGTGAAAGTACGCGTTCTTCGCGCAATGAACGGCTGCTTTCTGAGCGCCTTAAACCATGGCGTGGGGCAAAATGTTGATCCATTTCTGCAGTTCGGCCAGGAGGGCGGGAAAGTGCAGCGGCTTGGCCAGCACGGCTTCGGCGCCCATCGACAGCAGACGTCGATGCAGGAAACGGTCTTTCTCTCCCGTCACCACGACCACCGGAATGTCAGCGCTCAAAGGCGATTCTTTCAAACGCCGCAACACATAGTCGCCATTGCCGTTGGGCATGCGGAAATCGAGCACAATCGCGTCGGCTTGCTGGCGATACGCCGTACGATAGCCGGTCGTGCCGTCGAACGCCCGCTCCACCGCCACCCCATGGGCAATCAACCGCTCGCGGAGAACGTCGGAAAAATCTTCGTCGTCGTCGATGCACAGCACCCAGGGTACATCGTGGGAGGACTTCTCCGGCGGCGAGTCCAGGTCTTCGCCCGCCCCCAGCAGAGCAAACACTGCGTCGACCAGATCGATCGATTCCAGCGGCGCCACGACGTCGGTCAAACGCGGCACAGGCGACAGGCGCCTTTGAATCGCGGCGATGGGTTGCGGCATGGGAAACAGTTCCTTGAGCAGGGGATCGATACGGCTCCAGACGTCGCCGCCTTTGGGAATATAGTACGCTCCCAGCTGGTGGCAACGTCGCACGGAATCCTCCGCGACAGAGCCGGTCAGGACCAGGACCGGCGTGGAGGCCAGTCGCGGATCGGCCGCCAGCATTTCACATAAGGCCAGACCGTCGCCCGGCGGCATGTTTACATCCAGACAAAGCAGGTCCGGAGCATGATCCGACGCCAGACGCAGCGCCTCGAAGGCGTTATCCGCATTCAATACCTGGAACGCGCGACTCTTGAACCGCTCGGTCAGAATGGCCGCCAGATCCTGGTCGTCGTCGGCTAATAAAACGGTGCGGTCTAGCATGGGCAGGGCTCCTGGGTCAGGGAGTTTTTCAGGGCCAGCAACACATCCTGCGAGTTGTAGGGATTGGTTATAAAAAAGTTGGCGCCTTCGTTAAGGGCCGTTTGCTGGTCGCGGAGCGAAGCAGACAGCATGACGATGGGCGTCCATACGGTGGATTCATTCCCACGCAGTTTCTTGAGCGTCTGCAGGCCGTCCTGAAACGGCATGCGGACATCCAGCACAATCGCATCAGGTTGTTCGGCGATCGCGTGGGCCCAGGCTTCCAGGCCGTTCTCGGCCGTGATGACGTCGTAGCCGGCTGCTTCCAGTCGCACAGACAGGCCTTCCAGCACATCGGGGTTGTCGTCGGCCAGCAGCACCCGGGGACGGAACGCCACGCCCGCCGCCGTGGCTGGCGCCGTCGCGAATTGCTGCATGAACGCCTCGACGACCGGGGCGGCCGCTTCCTGCAGGCTCCAGGTCTGCAGGACTTTGACCGTAATCTCCGGCAACGGCATCGGCGAGTTCCGCCGCATCTGCGACCACTCTTCCTGGATCCGCGACTGCGTCGCTTCCAGACGGTCGCGCGGGCAGGCCGTTAGCATGGCCCAGGCGCCCAGCGGCTGGCGATAAACAAAGTTGAAGCGCGACCGCGTACCCTGCAGGAATTCATCGACCACGACCGCGCTTTCTTCAAAGCCCGGCTGGATGGAAACTGTCAGCAGGCTGACATCCTGTTCGGACGCGCAACGCTTCTGAAAAACTTCCACCTGACGGCGGGCCAGCGAGCGGGGATCGTCGGCGGGCGTGGTGAACGAGAACACGCTGCCGCGGCCCTGTTCGCTTTCAACATGCATCTGTCCCAGGTTGAGCATCACCAGCTCCCGCGCGATATTCAGCCCCAGGCCAAAGCCTTTAGTGCTGCTGCGAAGCGGCGTGTCGACCTGCTGGAAACGATCAAAAATGCGGTCCAGATTCTCCTGGCTGATGCCGACGCCCGTATCGGAAACGCCGACGCGAACTTCGTTCTGCTCGGGCTCAAACCGGGTCCAGATCGAGACCCGTCCCTGTTTGCCGGTGAATTTGATGGCGTTGACGGCCAGGTTAATCACGGCCCGGCGGACTTTTTCATCGTCGCAGAAAACGGGCGGTGCGGCCGGGTCAAAGTCCAGCTGCAGCGTCACCCCGCCCAGCATGGCCCGGCGTTCCAGCAGCGAAGCCACCGGAGCCAGGACATCGGACAGGCAGCAGCGCCGGCGCCACACCCCCAGCAACCCCGCTTCCAGCTTGCTGGTGTCAAGCATGTCGTCGACCATGATCGCCAGGTCGTCGGTCCGGTTGATGACCCTGTCCAGGCGACTGGCCTGTTTTTGATTGACGGGGCCGTCGAGTCCGTCCCGCATGATGGCAGCGAACTCGCGAATCACCGTAAGCGGAGTGCGGAATTCGTGCGACACATTGTCGACAAACTGCTGAGCCGTGCTGTACAGCTCTTCGAGCTTCTGGTTCTTTTGTTCCAGCAACTGGTTGGCGGCGCGAAGATCCTCACGCAGGCGCCAGCGAACCACCGCGTGCCGGATCGTTTGTGACAGGCTCCGCGTGTTGACGTCGCATTTGCAGAGGAATTCCTGGGCGCCTTCATCGAGGGCCTCCATGGCGGCTTCGTGGTCGCTTAGTCCGGTAAGCACCACCAGCGGAACCGGCGGCGCCCCGTTCATAAAGGCGTGCAGCGTTTCCAGGCCGCGGCCTTCAGGCAAACCCAGGTCCAGCAGGACCACATCAAAGCAGCCCTGTTGCAGCGTTTGCAGACCGTCGGTCAGCGAAGTTTTGTGCGTCACGCAGAATTGGGAAGCAGCCTTGGAGAGGGCTCTCTGGGCCAGTTCCGCGTCAAGCTCATCGTCGTCGATCAGCAGCACCTGGGTTACAGCTTCCAGCATCATGTTATGCATCCCCAGCAGGAATTTTGCGGTCGAGCGGCTACCGTCGCCGTCGTTATTTCCAGCAAGCGACAGTATGCCAGATCGCGTTTCCGCTCCGCCTTGTTCATCGCAGCTGTTGAAAGATAGCTTACGATCCAGGCGTGGGGGAATTTCCTATGAGAGTTATTTCCCCCCCTATTTCCTGTCGTATGACGAATCGCATCGGCACGGACGAAAGGAGCCGCCCGGCTACACCGGCTCGGACGGTTTTACCGACCAGAATCGCGAACAGGCGCCCGAGAAGACGGCGCGAAGAAATTGCCCAGGGATGGTTTGGCCGGCGAGACAGAAGCGTCGCCGACCCCCCGCGGCCGTGCACAGCCGCGGGGAGAAGGGAGAAGGGGCAACGCACTAGTTGGCGTCAAAATCGAAGTCGATCACGGTGTCATCCGCGCGTTCGACCAGAATTTTGAACTGCTCCTTGGTGATCCGGTTCAAATCAATCAGATGAATACTGCTGTCGACAAAGCAGGCAAGCAGCTTGCCGTCGGGCAGTTCGCCCACGCCGGCCAGCGGATCGCTGACGTCGTAAGTAATGTCTTCCGGTTTGGTCCACGGAACGGCCTTGTCGGGCGCCACACGCACCACAGCAAGGGTATTGCTCGCGCCGTCGGTAAAGTCATCGATGGCTATTCCCCGCTGAAACGGATGCAGTCCGGCCTCTGTTTTCAGCTCAAAAGCACTGCCTTTATTGGCAAAGGCCAGATAGCGGGTGCGGCCATCGGGAGAGTCGCCAAACACCGCCGGCATCTGTTCGGCCAGTTTCAGGTTGTGGGGACTGTCCCAGGGTTCGTCGAGTTTGAACTTGTCGTACAAGGCCGATTCTTCCAGATACGGCAAAATCGCCACCCGCCAGCTGAGTAGCGGCTTGCCGCTCTCATCGATAATCGCGGCCGGCGGGAAGTTTCGGTGGGCGTCGTGAAAGTTTGCCATCGCCAGCCCGATCTGTTTGAGATCGTTCCGCGGCCTGTTCGTTTCCTCCGCCTTCTTTTTCAAGGCGACGAAGATCGGCCCCAGGGTCGCGGGCCACTGGGCCACATCGGCGGGAGTGGTCACGACGCCGTGAGTGGAAGTCCCCTCCTGCGTCAGTTGGACGCCGTCGAGGATGGCGCCCAACGCCTTTTTCAGCTTGACGGTTGCAGGCGGATCAACGCCCATTCCATCGACAGCGGCCAGCCCGGCCTGGCGGCCGAGCGGGAGCATGGAGTTACCAAAATCGACCAGCGTTTTGGCGGCTGCGGCGTCGGTCATTTCCACCTGCAGATGGGCCAGGCGTCCTTCGGCCAGCGAGCCGGCGGCGACGAGGGTTTTCACTTTCGGAATCACTTCAGCCAGCACCCGCAGCGGGGGCGGGCCATGCCCCATCTCTGCGGCAAACGTGTCCGTCGCGAATGCGAGGGCCTTGGGGTCGCTCGCACCGACGACCAGGAACGCATCGTTTTCCAGACCGGCCTGCTCTATCAAGGGCTGCAGGTGGGCGGGCGGTCCGGTTTGGGCGAGCGACTTTTCCAGGAAGGCTGGCTGGTTCGTTCTGACCAGGACATTGTCGCGAATGGCCACGTTGGTGTACTCCAGTTCGTACACGTCAAAGCCGTGAGACTGTCGGGTCGGTTTTGTAGGCTCCCCCAGTTCGTTCTGCGTCGATGCCTCCAGTTGGTCCCTGGCTTCGGCGACGGACGCGAACTCCCTGACGGTGCAAACCACCTGTCGCAACTCCCCTTCTTCGTCAGCGTAGCCAAAAATGTTCAGCACGCGCGCCTCTCGGCCAAATTCTTCCTGGATCTCTTGCTCCATGTCCAGCGTCTGCAGCATCCGCCGGAGCAGGGGACGCGACAGAGCTTGTTGCGAATTGACGAACCCGCAGCCAATCGCCTCCGCCGGGACGAACTTCAGCAAGGCGCTCACGGCCGACGTATCGACCTTCGCGGACGGGGCCGGCGTCGTAGCAACCGGCGGCGCTTTATCAGGCGTCGAGGCTCCTGGCGTTGTGGTTCCCGGCGTCGTTGGCGTAGCAGCGACTCCGCTGGCCGGATCGGCTGGCTTTTCGTCGGCCTTTTTGGCCTGGCCGCCGCAACCACAGAGCGCGAACGCGCCGATCAGTAGCAGCGGAGAAAGATACTTCAGCATGTGCATTCAACTCCAAAGAAAGAGAAAAAACTTGAAATCGAACGGAGTCGCCAGACAGCGCTACTTCGCTCTAAAATCAAAATCGATCTCGTTGTCGTCCTCGTACTCGACCAGCATTTTGAACTGTTCTTTGGTGATGCGATTCAGATCAATCCAGGATGACCTGGCAGAGAGAAAACAGACGAGCAGTTTGCCGTCGGGCTGTTCGCCGACGCCTGCCAGCGGGTCGCTGATGTCGTACGTGACATCTTCCGGTTTGGTCCAGGGGACGGCTTTGTCGGGCGCCACATGCACCACGGCAATCGTAACGCTAACGCCGTCGGTGATGTCTGCAAATCGCACACTCCTCGGGAACGGCGGACGTTCTGGATCCGGGATCGTTTCAAACACGCCGCCCTTGTTGGCAAAGCCCAGAAAACGGGTGCGGCCGTCGGTGGATTTGCCAAACACGGCGGGCATTTTTTCCACCAGCTGCAGGTTGTGCGGGCTGTCCCACGGTTCGTCGAGTTTAAACTGGTCATACAGCTCTTTATTCAGACTCGGCAGGATCGCCACACGCCAGCTCAGCAGCGGCTTGCCGCTTTGGTCCATGATCGCGGCCGGCGGCAGAATCTGGCGTGCGTCGCGGCGCACCTCGGTATAGTCGTGAATCGCCTGCACGATCTGTTCGATGTGGTGCTGCGGTACGATCGTTTCCTCGTTCTTTTTCTTCAGGGCGGCCAGGGTCGACGCCAGGGCGGTGGGCCACTGGGCCACATCGGCCGGCGCGGTGACGACTCCCCGGGCGGTTGTCCCTTCCTGGGTCAGCTGGATGCCGTCGAAGAGGGCATTGAGCGTTTTCTTCAGCTGGACGGCGGACGGCGGATCGACTCCCAGTTCGTCGATCGCAGCCAGCCCCATCTGCCGGGCCTGGAGAGGCAGAACCTTGCCAAAATTGGCGAGCATTTCGGCCGCTTCGTCGTCCTCCATTTCCACCTGCAGATGCGCCAGGCGACCTTCCGTCAGCGAGCCGGCGGCGACCAGCATTTTCGCTTTCGGAAGCAACGCGGACAGAGGCAGCAGCGAAGGCGGCGCCGACTTTATCTCTGCAGTCGCCTGCTCCAGCAGAAACGCGTGAGCCTGGGGATCTTTCGCCTTCAGGACGAGCATCGCATCGCTTGCCAGAACGGCCGGATCGATCAGCGGCTTCAAATGGGCCGGCGGGCCCGTCTGGGCGAGCACGCGGTCGAGATACTCGGACCAGGTCGAATGGATCACCACTTTGTCGCGAAGGGCAAAAACAAGAAATCCCACCTGGAACACATCAAAACCTTGTACCTGTCGGCTGGGGTTCGTTATTCGCATTCCGAAAAATTCGGCGAACCTGATCAGGCCGGCCCTGGCTTCGGCAGCGGAAGTAAACTCCCAGATCTGGCACCGGACGATGCCCAGCTTGCCCTCTCGCTCGACATAACCAAAGATGTTCAAAAAACGGACGCGCTGGCCAATTTCTTCTGTTACCTGATGTTCCAAACCCGTCGCCTGCAGCATCGGCTTCACCAGAGGACGCGACAATCCCTGCTGCGAATTCACGAGCCAAAAGCCCACCGTATCTTCCGGGATGAACTTCAGCAGGGCGCTCACGGCCGACGTATCGACCGTTGCCGGCGGGCTCGTCGTTTCCTCGCCAGCCGCCTGGCCCGGCGAGTCTGCAGCGGGCGTCGTTTTCGCCGGTGCGGCGCCGCCGGGCGCGTTCGTCGCGGCAGGAGCAGTGGCGACTCCACCGGCGGGATCGGCCGGCTTGTCGTCCGCTTTCTTCGCCTGGCCGCCGCAACCGCCCAGCGCGATCGCGCTGGCGAGTAACAGCGGAGAAAGAGACCTCAACATGTAACTGTGCTCCCACAGAACAAGGGAAGAGTTTCAGAAACTGGTCGGTGCAAGGGAAAGCAGTCGCTTTTTGCTACGGATGTTGGCCCGTCTGGTTCCGCCCTGTTGCTCATGCTGAATTTACCAGATCCCCAAACCCCTGGCGACTAGAAGAGGGGGAACGGCCACGCGTGTGCAGGCAGTCGCCGCATGTCGCCTGTGGATTCTGTGGCGGGCAGCGTGAAAGAGAACGTGCTGTGGTTAGAGAAACGCGATTGCCTGGGAAAGCAGCTGGCGTGACTACTCTGCTTCGTATTCGAAGTCAATTTTCTTGTCGTCCTGGTACTCGATAAATCGCCGGAACTGCTCCTGGGTCAGCCGGCCGGTATCGATCACGCGGCTGCGTCTGTCGAAAAACACGGCGACCAGCTTGCCGTCGGGCAGCTTGCCCAGCCCGTCCAGCGGACTGGCCGGGTCGTAGGCGACGTCTTCGGGTTTGGTCCAGGGGACTGCCTTCTCTGGCGCCGCCTGGACGGCGCAGAGCGTATACGCCTGGCGCTTGGAGATCCAGAGTTCTGACGCTCCCTGTTCCAGCGGCGGTTTACGAAAACTACGAGGAGGTTCGAACGGCGAACCCCGACCGGCAAACAGCAGGTACCGCGTGGTTCCGTCGCCCTGGTTGCCAAAGACGCGCGGCATTTCTTTCACCAGCTCCCGGTTATGCGGGCTATCCCAGGGCTCGTCGTGGTGGAACTTGTCGTACAGATCATACTCCCCCAGGAACGGCAGAATGGCGACGCGCCAGCTCAAGAGCGGGTTCCCTTCCTTGTCGCGAATGGCGCCTGGCGGGAAACTGAAATGACGGGTCTTGAAATCCCACATCGCCCGAGCGATATCCTCCAGGTTGTAGCGTGACTGGTGGAAGTTCAGGTAATGCTCACGCAGCAGAGCGACCGCCGGACCGAGTGTTTCGGGCCAGTCCGCAAAGCCAGCCGGGGCCTTCGCCTGGCCGTGGATGACGGAGCCATCGCGGGTGAGCGTTGTTCCGGCAAAGAGGGCCGCAAACGCTTGTTGCGCCGTAAGCGTCGCCGCCGGATCGCCCTGGTTACTGGCGATCAGATCGAGCCCCGCCTGGCGCGCTGTGGCCCTGATGGAGTCGGCGAAGTCGACGACCTGCTGGGCCGTTTCTTCGTCGGGCAGTTCCAGGTCGAAGTGGAACAGTTCGCCTTCTTCGAGCTTGCCGTCCAGCGATCCGCCGCCGGAGAACGCCAGCAGTCGGGAGAGCTTTTCTTCCTGCGGTTTCAGCAGCGGGTACGGCGCAAGTTCCACGATCGCGCGTTCGGCGATGACGCCCGTTTCGTCGCTCGTTACAGCCCAGAACAGATCGTGGTGCAAGCCGCCCTGTTCCAGCAAGGACTCAAGCCGCTCGGGCGGCCCGGTCTGGTCAATCGCTCGCTTGAGGGCAATTGTCGAATCGGATCCGAGCACGACCGCGCCACGGAGGGCGTAATGGTAGTTCCCGCCCAGGTAAACTGTAAAATCGCCAAAGACTCTCGACTCGGGGAAAATCGGCCCGCGCGGCGGCTTGGGCTCCAGGACGTAGGCGACGGCCGCTTCGTGCGAGAAAAACTCTCGGATTTCGATTATCTCACGGACCGTCTGGCCCTGATGGGTTGCCAGCACCAGGATCTCCAGGAAGTTTTTCGTCCCGGCGAAGTCCTCCCGCATCTCTCGCTCGGCGCCTGTCGCCTGCAGCATCTGTCGGGT is part of the Lignipirellula cremea genome and encodes:
- a CDS encoding response regulator gives rise to the protein MLDRTVLLADDDQDLAAILTERFKSRAFQVLNADNAFEALRLASDHAPDLLCLDVNMPPGDGLALCEMLAADPRLASTPVLVLTGSVAEDSVRRCHQLGAYYIPKGGDVWSRIDPLLKELFPMPQPIAAIQRRLSPVPRLTDVVAPLESIDLVDAVFALLGAGEDLDSPPEKSSHDVPWVLCIDDDEDFSDVLRERLIAHGVAVERAFDGTTGYRTAYRQQADAIVLDFRMPNGNGDYVLRRLKESPLSADIPVVVVTGEKDRFLHRRLLSMGAEAVLAKPLHFPALLAELQKWINILPHAMV
- the fliE gene encoding flagellar hook-basal body complex protein FliE, yielding MNPLSNATLAPLNLSSLTQGAAGMSGAKGASGSGDQFKAFLIESLQEMNGMQQAADQAIEKLATGDDVNPAEVLTAVQKADMSFRMMQQIRNKLVQAYQELQEIRI
- a CDS encoding response regulator; amino-acid sequence: MMLEAVTQVLLIDDDELDAELAQRALSKAASQFCVTHKTSLTDGLQTLQQGCFDVVLLDLGLPEGRGLETLHAFMNGAPPVPLVVLTGLSDHEAAMEALDEGAQEFLCKCDVNTRSLSQTIRHAVVRWRLREDLRAANQLLEQKNQKLEELYSTAQQFVDNVSHEFRTPLTVIREFAAIMRDGLDGPVNQKQASRLDRVINRTDDLAIMVDDMLDTSKLEAGLLGVWRRRCCLSDVLAPVASLLERRAMLGGVTLQLDFDPAAPPVFCDDEKVRRAVINLAVNAIKFTGKQGRVSIWTRFEPEQNEVRVGVSDTGVGISQENLDRIFDRFQQVDTPLRSSTKGFGLGLNIARELVMLNLGQMHVESEQGRGSVFSFTTPADDPRSLARRQVEVFQKRCASEQDVSLLTVSIQPGFEESAVVVDEFLQGTRSRFNFVYRQPLGAWAMLTACPRDRLEATQSRIQEEWSQMRRNSPMPLPEITVKVLQTWSLQEAAAPVVEAFMQQFATAPATAAGVAFRPRVLLADDNPDVLEGLSVRLEAAGYDVITAENGLEAWAHAIAEQPDAIVLDVRMPFQDGLQTLKKLRGNESTVWTPIVMLSASLRDQQTALNEGANFFITNPYNSQDVLLALKNSLTQEPCPC
- a CDS encoding DUF1559 family PulG-like putative transporter produces the protein MLKLFFPCLLLGSLLLGSLALVGCGGSQTMPGETQATEATGVPVEPQAKPVAARPASLPAAAPSRPEPPAQTTLPVVDIEPMPEPTPEPTPEPMNSGDLERETGDPPVEDAAAHLRELLTFIPSDALGALVIQTEQIMSRPWTRQMLQATGAEREMREDFAGTKNFLEILVLATHQGQTVREIIEIREFFSHEAAVAYVLEPKPPRGPIFPESRVFGDFTVYLGGNYHYALRGAVVLGSDSTIALKRAIDQTGPPERLESLLEQGGLHHDLFWAVTSDETGVIAERAIVELAPYPLLKPQEEKLSRLLAFSGGGSLDGKLEEGELFHFDLELPDEETAQQVVDFADSIRATARQAGLDLIASNQGDPAATLTAQQAFAALFAGTTLTRDGSVIHGQAKAPAGFADWPETLGPAVALLREHYLNFHQSRYNLEDIARAMWDFKTRHFSFPPGAIRDKEGNPLLSWRVAILPFLGEYDLYDKFHHDEPWDSPHNRELVKEMPRVFGNQGDGTTRYLLFAGRGSPFEPPRSFRKPPLEQGASELWISKRQAYTLCAVQAAPEKAVPWTKPEDVAYDPASPLDGLGKLPDGKLVAVFFDRRSRVIDTGRLTQEQFRRFIEYQDDKKIDFEYEAE
- a CDS encoding DUF1559 family PulG-like putative transporter, with the translated sequence MLRSLSPLLLASAIALGGCGGQAKKADDKPADPAGGVATAPAATNAPGGAAPAKTTPAADSPGQAAGEETTSPPATVDTSAVSALLKFIPEDTVGFWLVNSQQGLSRPLVKPMLQATGLEHQVTEEIGQRVRFLNIFGYVEREGKLGIVRCQIWEFTSAAEARAGLIRFAEFFGMRITNPSRQVQGFDVFQVGFLVFALRDKVVIHSTWSEYLDRVLAQTGPPAHLKPLIDPAVLASDAMLVLKAKDPQAHAFLLEQATAEIKSAPPSLLPLSALLPKAKMLVAAGSLTEGRLAHLQVEMEDDEAAEMLANFGKVLPLQARQMGLAAIDELGVDPPSAVQLKKTLNALFDGIQLTQEGTTARGVVTAPADVAQWPTALASTLAALKKKNEETIVPQHHIEQIVQAIHDYTEVRRDARQILPPAAIMDQSGKPLLSWRVAILPSLNKELYDQFKLDEPWDSPHNLQLVEKMPAVFGKSTDGRTRFLGFANKGGVFETIPDPERPPFPRSVRFADITDGVSVTIAVVHVAPDKAVPWTKPEDVTYDISDPLAGVGEQPDGKLLVCFLSARSSWIDLNRITKEQFKMLVEYEDDNEIDFDFRAK
- a CDS encoding DUF1559 family PulG-like putative transporter, producing the protein MLKYLSPLLLIGAFALCGCGGQAKKADEKPADPASGVAATPTTPGTTTPGASTPDKAPPVATTPAPSAKVDTSAVSALLKFVPAEAIGCGFVNSQQALSRPLLRRMLQTLDMEQEIQEEFGREARVLNIFGYADEEGELRQVVCTVREFASVAEARDQLEASTQNELGEPTKPTRQSHGFDVYELEYTNVAIRDNVLVRTNQPAFLEKSLAQTGPPAHLQPLIEQAGLENDAFLVVGASDPKALAFATDTFAAEMGHGPPPLRVLAEVIPKVKTLVAAGSLAEGRLAHLQVEMTDAAAAKTLVDFGNSMLPLGRQAGLAAVDGMGVDPPATVKLKKALGAILDGVQLTQEGTSTHGVVTTPADVAQWPATLGPIFVALKKKAEETNRPRNDLKQIGLAMANFHDAHRNFPPAAIIDESGKPLLSWRVAILPYLEESALYDKFKLDEPWDSPHNLKLAEQMPAVFGDSPDGRTRYLAFANKGSAFELKTEAGLHPFQRGIAIDDFTDGASNTLAVVRVAPDKAVPWTKPEDITYDVSDPLAGVGELPDGKLLACFVDSSIHLIDLNRITKEQFKILVERADDTVIDFDFDAN